The window atgtatgtgtgtgtgtgtgtgtcagattaACTTGCACATGCTCAAAGGGTACTTGAACTGTTGAGTAAACAGAAGTCTGGGTTTGTGTCAGTGCATATCTGTGTTTGTAAGTATGTCTGAGGGAGATTagaggggaaagaagggagagagggagagggagaaggaggataAGAAGGGGGAAAATCCTCTGGTCTCAGAAGGGACTATAGTACCTCCCACCAGCCCATCTGTATCTTTTTCTGTGTTGGGCTGAAACTAGTGTACCATTATTCATTCCATCAACTGATTTAGCATGGAAATCAAGTTGatcactctctcaaatcaaacaaaatgaaaaacagaataactttagtttaaaaaatgtaataatattcaCAGACGTCATAAGTGGTACTTATGTACTCCAACAACTGTGATAAAGAAAACTTGCTAAAAGTCCttccaaagcagaaaaaaattaaaatctcagggaatttttttcctttactggCCAGAAATTCATTCCAAGAAGTACCAGCCTGTCTCATTTCGAAATGCTTCCCTTGCCAAGGAAGCGGAAGCGGTCGTATTCTTTCCCACCAAACTGTGGGTGAATTATAATTATCCTACCTCATGTGGGACAAtgaagaagcaaacatctgctatACGGAATCAGAAACCCACGGACGAAGCTATACCAAACTGTGAATCATACCTGGACTCAGATGAAAGAATGTGTGTTGTGtttacctttttctttattttctttgcaattAAAAATATGAGTTTGTTAGTTCTGGCTCCGTGTTCTAACTGAAGGGAAATATATGAATCCCATTTGTTGACtcctatttaatatttaaaaatcccaGCTTTAGGGCAAATGGACAGTAATCATTAATAGCAAtttttctatttgatttgttaTTGTCTCCTCccagttttgtttaaaaaaaaaaaagatggtacaATTAAAGTTTAGAAGTGTACAGTCTGAAAATTGAGAGCCTTTTGCATTTTCTTCAGCTGTAATGTCAATAACAGAAGGTGGAAAATGGTATGTTAAACTTTATTTCCAAAAGAAACAAGCTTCAAAACTACTGTTCTTACAATTTTATGTATCATGGTGTTTTTGGTAATACCAATCAGTTCACCTAgagtaaagaaaggaaaatggaacTTCAACTCTAAGTTTAGCTGTGACAACATATATAATAGTCtacttgctttaaaaatatttttgtacctttttttttatctattagagagcagaaagacagactcgaATTATGGATTCAGCTCAATATTCAGAATTCTCTGAAAGTCGACAATTAAGTTTCTGTAAGTAAGCATTTAACTTTGCTTCATTATATGTTTAAGAGATTATGTGTTACAGATATAGTAAAGTATGACACAATCTCCGTTCCTTAGAAATTGGTGAATTTAATATCTGCATAGTTATAACTGCTCCAGAAACAGCCTCTGCATTGTTGGGGAGCCTGTAAAAGATTTCACCCCACTTGACTGTTTTGCAATTAATAGCAGTAAGAGGTTTTAAAGGGTGTGAGTAATACACAGAGAGCCATGTTAATTACTCACATAACTTTTAGTcagaaaatttctatttttcttaatattcccattttaattttttttccatttcttagtCATATTTACACTAGTATTGCTGATTGTACTACTTGACCCACAATGGACTTTTTTGGTACAATCATGACATTTAAAAGCCACGAATACATATTAATAAATACcaaattttctgtttgtttacgCATATTCCTACTACCACAGGGGAAAGTATCGATACTCTCTTCCATCCTGGTCTGTAACTGGAAGCCAAATTCTTCAGTCCGTGTTCTTGGGACACGAATGACCTCGTGCTAAAATGAGCGCTGTCCCGTCACCACTCACGGGCTCACTGAGAGAGCACTAAGGTTCATGATGAACAGTGGGCTCAATTGTGTAGCAACACATCGTCCCAGCCAGGGTTCAGTGGTGACTGAGACGCGCAGGGTAAGGGTCAGAGACTAAGTGTGAAGAGGAGTCCACTTACAAATCTGACAAAGCAGCGCGTGACCCCGGCCTGAGGGATTACACGCACAATGGTGTCTTTAAACAAAAAGCTGTTAGGCGGTCACAATAACAACGTATTTGATTTGGAACAAGAAAATGCGAGCCTCATTTATAGATCATAAAGTGCAAATAAATGACACATTTCAAATAGCACCACATGTAAATGTCAGCAAAATATAGGAAAACAtgttttggaagatttttttccTAACTAAATATACTTTGCAGTCTGACTAACAATCTGGCATCATACATCTGTGAAGCATTAAGTAAATGACACTTCAGATCATGGCAATTTCGGCAAATGAGAGGTTTTTGTATTGTAATTTTTAGGTTTAAAAATGGCATTCAAGTCTTTTATAAGTATAAATCTCCAGTTTATAAAGTAACATTTAGTGCtattgaactattttttaaaatcatattttaaatttaattcatttaaaggaACAGACGTGCTATTTTACAGTAAAACATATAGTCATTGAGGTGTTCTAATATACCTTTTGTTTGAAAATCAGATTTTTAATAACTCCCTTTTTTGTTTATAGCAATAACAAACTGTAGCAGATTAAAAATTAATGTGTTCccttctttataaaataattggaTAAACAGCATACTGTattatgcttaatttttttatctttaaaaagaggGATCGGCACATTTAAAGATACTTTTTTATGTGGCACCCATGGATGCTTCATTATGAAACCTTAGTTGGAGATTCTGTTTTACAATATGTCCCAAAACGCTGTGGTTGGGAATGCGTAATCCAGGTGGGCCAGCAAATCCAGGACTGGTACCCACCCTGGCAGAGGGTTCTTCTCACTCCCCACTGTCTGATAAATTACCAGGACATATATGTGATAAATAAGTCTTCTTAAATAGTTGATCATAGCATTCACTAATCGGGACTACgggtgcatttaaaaataataaatctgtaACTCTATAGGCTAAGGGTAAGCAGTAGAATTGGGGCACTAGTCACATTCACCagtcttttgttttatatttataaaagtcaaTCATTACCCTTAAagtcttttaaattattattaattacaaagCTTTAATTTAGTAAATCTTTTTccacttcttccctttcaacCTTTGTTTAATGTGTGGgttttgaaaacaaatatataggttttctttttagtattttattatacatcTGGTTTTATATATGCTgtcttattttgtgttttaaatttactgtgcctttttatttgcttctcttccttttctctgttcTATTGAATTGATTGTtatcttcatttcatttttttcaaccaGTTTGTATATTACATAttccatctttattattttagttgcTATCCTTAATTTGTTAACATATGTCCCtgacttgaatttttttaaattgataagaATGTGAACTTGCCTTCTCTGCTGAATTTGTTTTTCCCAAGGTTTTGTAAGTAGTTAAAACACTCATTTTTGTCTTAAAAAGGttttatagtcatttttttttagttgggtAGAAAATTGTAGACTTGTAGTTATTTGTAAAAACATGTTCCCACTGTCTTTTAGCCTCTGTTGTTGGTAAGAATTCTGCTATCTTCTTGTCCTATATGTTTCCTGTGAGAGGAACAAAGAGAGTGAAGACATACTGGATGCAGGTCCTGTggtgtatctgggagaaggaacaGCTGGCTGGCACTCGTAGCCGACCaaggaggatggatggatggatagataggaaagagagagagagaaagaaaagagaagagagagaaagagaagaaagagagagagagagagagagaaagagagagagggaaagaaagagagaaagaaagaaagaaaggaaggaaggaagggagggagggagggagggagggagggagggcgaaagaaagaaagaacttctACTCTGAAAGGTCTAAGGGGAAATCATGCCCTCTTAGGGAGACTATTCACAAATAACTCAAAGAACAGTGATTTTGAAGATATCGAAGTTGTAGAATTTCTTCAGAAGGGACTAAGCGTGACAGAGCTTCTGAGGGAAGTCTCAGGTATGGAAAGACTAGTGGGAGGAAAGAGCTAGAAATAATAGAACCAGATacagggaggagaggatggagaattGGGAGAAACTCGAATTTTGCCAGTGATCATTGatgagaaagattttttaaaatgtatgagaaTTAACCCTAAATTTTAggtgaaattattatttaaagttattttaattctAGTATGAGCTAAAAACCCAGGTAGTATGAGAAAGCTGATAATCCTAAGAAcgttttttattcaatttattgggatggcattggttaataaaattatatgagtttcaggtgcacaattctacattacatcatctgaatattgcattatgtgttcaccaccccaagtcgagTCCCCTCCATCactatctgtccccctctgccctcctccacctcccctcaccccctttcctctTGCTGTCTCCACATGGTCTATAATTAATCCTAAGAACTTCTGACTTTGGTTCAGGACTATTTAAATTGTTGATCAGTGTCCGGGATCACCTTCTCCCCTGATATACAGAGAAGAGGGGTGAAGAAGAAGGAACACGTTCATTCTGATGCCCCATCGCTTCTTGATGAAAACAAACTACCATGACTAGGGGCGTCTGTGCCTCTTTTCTGGGACCAAAAAAGTACCCTGAAAAGGTCCATCTCTGAAGCAGCCCTCTCCAGGTGACGGAGAGAATTAGCTCAGGGAATCTTTACCTGTCGCTGGAATATCAGTAACCCCAGTGGGTTTATGAGACCTCTGGGCCTCTTTTTGATGTATAAAAAAGTTTGGACCCTGCCCTTCTATTAAAGaaatatctttcatttctttgcttgttcATTCTTCCATTCACTTCTCCTAGAAATATTTATTGTGAGGCTGCTAATGCCAGCCACTGTTCTGGGTGTTGGGGATACAGTGGTAGACACATGGTTCTTGTCCGTGTATTCTCGGCACTTAAAATCTAGCGAGAAAGTTACTACTTCTGTTGCTTAGGTGAAGAAATCTGATGGAATACTAAGAACTAACCTTtctctcacttttaaaataaattgtttagaGCATAGTCACAAAATATCTGTTTCTGTGTTCCTAACAATCTGTCAAATGGAGAAATGAATGAGGTACATTTTATTGATCTTGCCAAATTGCTGCCTGTTAACTTTGACTTCAGAAGTATTCCACAGATGTTAAACAAGTGTTTGTGAGCTGTTGCAGCTTACTAGTTAGATGGAATGTTGCCTGTCAGAGAGTATTTGGAAGATTGGTTACTTTAGGGAGATAGCTTTAAGGGGGATTATCATAATTCTGCCACAGTTGACAACTTTGGATATGTGCTTCGATAGCACGACTTAAGGTCTTCtgtgatttatttaaaagaaaactcttCTGTATGTGGAATCCATGAATACTGTATCTATGAGGATCAAAACATCATGCTTTGAGTTACTGTTAAGTGTTTTATAGACCTGTGGGACCAGATTAATCAAAAGAATAATCAGtgggtttgtgttttttttagatGATTATGTTATAGACATGATAAAATCTTCACTATCAATCTTTTCCCTCAAGTTTGCTATTTGAATTAGTAATATCTAATGAAGGCCCTATGCCTAGTTAAACTCTGCCTAGCAATGTGGCAGTTTAGAGATATTTAATGGAAGCTTCCCTATCTACTTGTATCGTTAGATATGGAGAGAGACATGATGCATGGTGTTTGTCCACAGAGAACTTACAGTATGGTTTGAGACATTATGTAAGCAGACATGAATGGTTATCTGATGAAACAAGTGTTCAGAAAATGCCTAGAGTGAGGAGGTATACCTTTGGCCTCTATGGGCAGGATCTTTATGAATGAAGAGTGATGGGAGGGTGTCCTGTGGAGGGAAGAGAACAGGGGTGAACGCAAAGATGATTACACTCAAGGCCAGGTGACATTTTAATAGGgaataatacactgctcacaaaaattaggggattagggaCCATGCGGAGACTTCAGTacattcagccttttgtatagctcattttcaccaatgaaataaaagttggttttgcatctcatttgcataatcaaacaactttctttgacttgtcatttgcttttctgatgttcttgtttaataaaaaaaatcaaatgctgccttttttatcgcttcatatttattttgaaatatcccctattgTGTGCAGTATCTAAAGGCAGGTTGGAGTTCATCTGAATGGTTTTGAGAGTCAGCTTTAAGAATGTGAACATCTTTGTAACCAGGAAAATGTAACCACAGGATTAGGTTAGGCCAGGTGTCGGTTCTAAATTTGTGACTTTAAGCCTATTCTAATAGAGACACATTTTGAAAGGTATtataatttctgtactttcctttttttatcacagattttttttttcttgcagggtatcttccccccccccccccaaaaaaagaataaattaaagttaCAGCAAGCAAGTAACCCTTTGACTATTGTTCACATAAGTTCTGGTCTGGGTTAACTTAAAACTTCTTCTGACACAGTGGGGAAAGTGCTAGTCATTAAGTGGCTTAGTTTGCTATGTTATGTAGCATGGGTACAACATAAAGGGCCCAAATGCTTAAGAGATTTCTTGGGGCTAGAATATCTAGACTAATAAAGCTTCAAAAACACTTCATTTTGTACACATTATCTTTCAAATGCAATTTTCAGgagacatatttttctttttgtgatagTAATTTGCAATATTAAAACCCTTCAAAAATTACTAACTTTTCTACACCTGTTTCTTTTCATGGCCAGCCAAAAAAGCCTCCAAATTCCGGGACTGGTTGGACTGCAGCAGTATGGAGATAAAACCCAATGTTATCGCTATGGAGATTTTAGCATATTTAGCCTATGAAACTGTGGCACAGGTAAGAATTCTAATGTCATAGCAGCCTATACATGGCTGCTGTCTCCTTACCCCTGCCCGTAACAAGTCTGTTCCACCTGCTGTTCTACCAGGAATCAGAACAGCCGTGAGTTTTCTCCTATGCCAGCCTCACCGTTTTCAAAGATTCAGTTCAGTTATGTTTCTTTGCATCCTCAGTTCTCACCCAGCAGATTGTTCATTGCAATTTTTCTAACCAGAAATGAAACCCTATGTACTTTTTCTCAACATTGAATTCTAAGTACACATCTGCTTTCTTTAGAGACTATTTTTGATCTTCAACTGCTACTTTTCTAGATATGTTCAATCTACTTGAATGGATGCAGAGAACGGAGTCTAGAACCCGTGCCCTCCAACAGTTTCTCAGAGTTCAATTCTCAGAGCACAGTCATCGCCTCTCCTTGGTTCTggtttaaaatgtaaattcctAGATTACATTCCAGAGCAGGCCCACTGAATTCGAATACCAGGGCTTGGAgcccagaaatctgcattttaaagtgATTCTTTAGTGGTTATGaaataaagtttgagaactacccCTCTGGGAGGTGAGGATGTGTTATTTCTATTCATGGGTCAGTCTGTTTGCCAGTCAGTGAAAGCATACGCTCATGTCCACAGTGCAGATCCTTCGGCAGACAGCGTTATCATTAATTTGGAGTGGATTGTTTTAGTTTTGCCACGTCAGTGACATAGATGATTATTTCCAGCTATGTGACTTGATTTTCATTGCTCTGATCTCCTAGTTGGTGGATCTGGCTCTTCTTGTGAGGCAGGACATGGTGACCAAGCCTGGAGACCCGTTCAGCCACGCCATCTCGGCAGCCTTCCTGCAGTATCACGGCTCTGCCGAGGTGAGTATCAAAACATCTGCCCGACAGGTCTGAGCGTCTTTTTCTCATGAACAGTATTGATGTTCCTGGTTCTTCAGAAAAGATGATGTAGGAATGTATGGCCTTTAGTCAAAGAGTCTTCGTACAGTTAGCATTCAAACAGATATtgagaacctactatgtgcctggccCTAACAATCCActtaacagttattttttttttttaactttttctcatCTTCGTTAGTTTCCTAGGCCCTTCAATGAAAGAGGAATATCACAGGGCACTTCTCATTTCCGTGGGAGATGAACAACTTGTTTTGAAAATTGGATAACAGTGatagaagttatttatttatttgtgcctCAAAAATGAGACATTTATTATTCAGATCATAATGATTTCTGATAGTTAATGATAATTTTACATTCTTATGGATCCATCTGTAGATGTGATTTAAAGAAGCATGGCTCCGTTTATCCTTTGTGTATAGATTGGCCCTGTCGTTGGAAAATTCACACTGCTTCTAATCCAATTTACGCTGCTGAAGTCCCCACCTCTGGGAACCCTACAAAGACTAGAATCTTCTTGCCaacaatttaaatataagaaatattccCTTTAAACTGTATGTTCCTAAAAACCAGAAACGTaatatcatttattgaatgaattttcTAATATTTGACCTTTTTTCCTAACATAAACAGTTCCATAGAATTCAGGATATAACCACAGAGAAGGCAATATGGAGACTAGGTTAACATCTACATGTATAATTGTGACATGAACTGTAGATAAAGTTGGGTGAAATGTATAACCTAAAAATGGataagttgcctgacctgtggtggcgcagtggataaaacgtcaacctggaaatgctgaggtcgccggttcaaaaccctgggcttgcctggtcaaggcacatatgggagttgatgcttccagctcctccctcccttctctctctctgtctctcctctctctctctctccctctcctctctaaaatgaataaataaaaaataaataaataaaaaattttaaaaaataaaaatggataagcCCCTTTGATAATTTGATCAAAACTATTTGCCCTTTTCCCATAAATATACTGCATAAAATTTCAGGGTGTTCAAAGACCCTCTGAAACCAATCTATGGATCTAAGTGATCTGTGATCCCTATGGACTCCAAGTTTAAATAACTCTGCCCTAGGATGCTCAGTAAATCTATAAAGATATATGCCTACATAGCATGTTATTTCAAGCTAAAATTTTGACCTCTTTTTATGCCCCTTAAAGGATCAGATTGACTTAGAATCCAAGTAGGAATTAAAATGTTTATGCCTATTAGAAATCCATTTTACTTGGAAAAGGTCATACATCATTATCAGTCAGCATACTTTAAAAGTCCCCAAAGATTACCCAGTTGATTAaacattatttgtttatgttaCAAACCCAAATTATGATGTCAAAGAACAccctttaaaatgtctttgctaCATGTTCACTTTATGAATATGTGTATAAGTATGCTTTTCATTGACATCAGACAAGTTTGTTGTAACATTTCTAATTGAAGAAATGTACAGTGAGCATAACAAGCCTAGTTTTCTCTTAACATTCAAGGGATTGCTTGCATGGCTAGGAAAACTCTTCATTCCCCCTTTTCTTGGTTCTCCAGGGTGGCCAAGCCGCCCTGGGCAACTGCTCAGCGACCACAGCTGCTTACCGAGCAGTTAAGAAAAATGGCCGATGTGTGCTGAGTTTTCGGGCGCTCTGGGAGGCGGGAGCAGGAGTGTCAGAAAGCATCCTGACCGAATATGTTAGTGCAAGCCTCAAGCTTTCCCTGGCCTGCCAAACACCCCTCCTCCTATGCCCATGGTAGTCAAACTGAACGTTCATGGGGACTGGGTTAGTGAGGTCCGTCACTGCCTCGCCAAACACAAAGAGAATGGCCACCCCAAAGTAGGAGTCTTACTCCTCACCATTACACAGCAGCAGCCAGCCTCAAGGGCCTGCTTTAAGGACTGTCCCgactggggtgcagagggacACCCCAGAACTCGGGAGACTGATAGGATCTCTACTCAGGGAGGTAAAACAAACAGGGAAGTAAATGAGCATGCAAACAGACGGTTCAAGATACCATATACTGATTTCCAAATGAGGGGTGCGGACAGTGCGCGAAGGTAAACGCACTTCCTGATTACAATCACAGAAGACTTCAAAGAGGAAGCTGGGTgttgaaggagagagaggactTTGATGAGGCAGTGAAAGAGGGGGGATAGTCTGGGCCTCAGAGGCAGCATCGGTGCGATTGTACAAGGAAAAGAAACTGTGATTAAAACAGTCAAGTGAAGGATTCATTGAACGGGGTAGTAGAAAGTCAGATTAGAAAATTAAGGCCGTAGACACTTAGTCATTAAGGAAGGGCTGAAGGTTTCTTGGCTAAAAGGTCATGAGTTCAAAAGAGTTTTCTTAAGAAGATGCAGGGGAGACGCTGTGTGCAGTGGATTGGAATTGGAAATTTAAGGCACAGAGGTAACACAAGATGCATTCTCTTTTCTTAAGTATTAACTGTGTAAAGAACTGAGCTAGTTAAGCTTGGCTTTCTCACATTAAATTAGCAAGTTTAATATTAATTCAAGTGAATTTTCTAGGTTATTTTTCTAACATATGGATTATGCACAGGAAACAACGATCTTCAGGAACGATCTTGTTTTTCCTAAAAACAACTCATGTCAGATTAGCTTTATCCTTCCTGTTGGGTAATGTTTCTAGGCAAGCAGATCAAACAAATACTCTTGAAACCAATATCTGTATTTCAGCAAAACATTTTACAAAGtttagcataatttttttaattatagagaAGTGTAAGCCAGTAGATAGTATGGTTAGTATGGTTGATAGGATGACATAAATTATTAATACCATATGTGAAAAAGACAGAGACTTTTATTTGCCTGTAAATTTCTTAGAGCCAATAATGGGATGTTCCAGGAAGGAcactttctttgttctgtttcagGGTTTAGGCACTATCTTACAGGCTGGACGTTGGCGCAGTGGAGCATGTCTAGAGGAGGGTGAACAGGGAGGGAGGAACCTAAAAACACGTAGCAGTGGTTGAAGTAACCGGAGATGTTTGACTGTAGAAAAGGCTGTGGAATATAACAATCTTCAAGTATTTGAAGTGCTTCCACATGGAAGAGAGACTAGATTTACAGTCATAGCCAACGAAACCATGCAGATATGAAGGATTttctgaaggaaggaagggactcAATGTGCGAGGAGCTCGAGTCATCCATGGTGACCCTACGACGCTGAGCTTGCGTTCCTGGGAGAAGGCTGATCACCAGTGATTCAAAAATGTCTGGATGGCACCTAGTTTGGGAGGGAAAGTTTAGAGGTTCTTTTTGAAACATGTAAGTTTGAAATGCTAATAATCCTTCCAAGTAGTAATGTCTATGGGATCTACAGAAATTTTGGAAGCTGTATCTGAGGACTCCTGATTCATATCTAAGTGAttagacaaattaaaaattaacatatttagaCCTTTAGGGGCAAGATGGGGGCATCATTTCTATGAACTAGATAATAATAAATTGTGTTTCTATATTTGTAAGCTTCAAATAGTATCAAATTCGTGagatactaaacaaaatgaactttTCGTAGAAGTCTTGGTCACTTGGTTTCAAAGTCACATGTCTTTGGGCAGGGGCTTAGCATGAAGTCCTACCCAGACTCTCCCGAGAACACACCTCCTCCTACACCAGCAATGCCACCATCGGGGTCACAGCACGCAGGAAAAACCACCGCAGGACCCCTAGGGAACGGAAATGCTGGACAAGACTCCGCTAAAACCaagcaaaggaagagaaaaaaggtcagtgatatagattttttttcagcgTGAAGAAAGCTTTTTTGAGTTTCAGAGATAGGAAAAATGTgctctttttttctcataattcagattttttttagaaGCACCCAGTTTATACTTAATGACTTCTACTCAAATTTTTACAGCTCTCTGCTGGGTAAAGCaaactattgaatattttaatattttattttacaattttcaaacatacaaaaGTTAAGAGACTTGTAGAATAAACACCATATATCTACCATCTAGATTTTACAGttaacattttactatatttattgtgttaacgATATATTTACATTCACTGTATCTATGCatcatattgtttctttatccaaCAGTTCAGTGTTTTTGAACGTGGCAGAGAACAGGGCAGAGACATCAGTGCCCTTCATGCCTAAGTGCTCCATTCTGTATAATTTGTGTATGGCTCTTTGCTTTAaaggtaaattttatatatagacTTATTAACCTGCTAGGTTATGAAGTAATGCTTATGAAGTAAGTTGCATCCTACCCATTTGTAGAAATGAATGTAAATATTTGAACTATATTTGGAATCTCAAGTAAGTTTTCCAGTGGAAACTCAAGGGGAAATGAAGAGAGATACATCAAGGAGGTCAATATCCTGCACCGGAAGTGGGGTGGGAAGTCCCTCCTGTGCGTTCCTGTGTTCCTCTAttatctctcctttctttctgcaaATGAATTTATTTCTCCATGGCCACTGGAGATTCGGCTGTTCCTCTACTTTCCCAAATAATTGTGGCTTTGGTATAGAACATTTGGTCCAAATCTGTCAGAACCTTCGCATAGCAATCAAACAGGGTTTGAGGAAACGGAGGTAGGAAGTGTAGGTGAGGAGCTCCCTGCGACTGCTGTTTGTGTGGTATGAAGACAAGGACGTGGGCCCAGCTGCATCCTATTCTCTGTGCCAGAAAGATGAA is drawn from Saccopteryx leptura isolate mSacLep1 chromosome 1, mSacLep1_pri_phased_curated, whole genome shotgun sequence and contains these coding sequences:
- the SUPT3H gene encoding transcription initiation protein SPT3 homolog isoform X3, with the protein product MRKDKKKLRRLLKYMFFRDYKSKIIKGMDEDDLLEDKLSGSNNANKRQKIAQDFLNSIDQTGELLAMFEEDEIDEIKQERMERAERQTRIMDSAQYSEFSESRQLSFSKKASKFRDWLDCSSMEIKPNVIAMEILAYLAYETVAQLVDLALLVRQDMVTKPGDPFSHAISAAFLQYHGSAEGLSMKSYPDSPENTPPPTPAMPPSGSQHAGKTTAGPLGNGNAGQDSAKTKQRKRKKSTAACGVEAHSDAIQPCHIREAMRRYGHKIGPLSSFTSAYRRNGMAFLAC